CTATTTCTTCTGACCTCAAGAGAACTTGTATCTGTGCTACTTGTAGATAAAACGTTGGAAGAAATACCAACCATATCAACATGAGGCATACCCAAATCTCCTTGGCCTAACTCCCTATTATCAGAATCAAGAGTGTCTAAACTTGAGGGTTCCTCTTGTGAAGATTCATCTTCAAGAGATTGAAAAGTTAATGGAAGACCAGAACCAGAAGGAGAGGATTCCGAAAATGGGCCCTGGTTTACTGACACCTCGTCCTCTTGAATGGAACCTGTCAGCCCACTGGAACACAAGTTTCCAACCTCTTGAGTAGTTGAACTGCTTGCTGCAAATGTGACCTTCGAGCAGACTGGTGATACACCCTTGTCCACTGAACCATCAATGCCATTTACTGCATCCTCGTTAGCCAAAATATTTACAGATACTGGTTCTGAAGATTGATGTCCTTTAAATGAAGTACCATTCGAAGCATTACTATATCTATGAGATTCATCAGGACTGTAATCGGCACTAACCTGTTGAGGAGGAGCTAATTCCTTATTTTGAAACAAACACTTCCCATGAACATTGATATCAATATTTCTTGGATCATCTACAGCACTTTCCTCACTGTCTGCAATGCCATTCTCGTATGAGGTCTCAGAATAAGCGCTTGCATTAGGAAGTCCCattcttatagatccatttgtGGGGAGTTGAACTTCATCAATGTTGTGATTACATTGTTGATGATCTGTCGGATGGACAAGAAATTGAACCGAAGAATCTTCCATCTATTAAAGATAGGTGTCAGCTATTTTACTTAATCTGTCGTCTAAGCTTGACAAAACTTGAAAGTAATTTCCGTGCAAAATGGAGAAAATGACAATTTAGATGGttagaaattaattataattgcCTTGAATCAGGACTTGAATGGTACAATTACCTTCCATTAGATTTCTATTTAGTGAAAATATTGCCACCTCATTGGACTGGCTTGGTAATTGATTAAAAGATTTGTCATAATGCAAAAATATAAGCATAGCCAATAAAGAGCACCAACCAAAGCGAGCTTAGCTCAATGATAATTGGCATGACCTTCCATTCTAGAGGTGAGAGGTTTGAATCCCCCAACTCCCAATTGTTGTtctcaataaaataaaataaagatcaCAGATACCTTTTAAGCATGGGTGTTAAATTATCACTATAACATAGCCAATAAAAAGCTTAAGCTATTCGATTAGCAACACTAAAAACATCTATTGGGCAAACAACATTTTCTGGTCAATATATTCTCGATATCATGTGGCCCAGCACGTAGACTATTTATAAGAAATAAACTGGAATAACATTGCAAATATTTAAACTTAGAAATTTCAATTATAACAGTACCGAAAGCTTTAATTGTTAGGCTAAACTTATATTGGATCTTCTCAATATATTCATATTCTCCATGATAAG
The sequence above is drawn from the Cucumis melo cultivar AY chromosome 2, USDA_Cmelo_AY_1.0, whole genome shotgun sequence genome and encodes:
- the LOC103487388 gene encoding uncharacterized protein LOC103487388 isoform X3 encodes the protein MEDSSVQFLVHPTDHQQCNHNIDEVQLPTNGSIRMGLPNASAYSETSYENGIADSEESAVDDPRNIDINVHGKCLFQNKELAPPQQVSADYSPDESHRYSNASNGTSFKGHQSSEPVSVNILANEDAVNGIDGSVDKGVSPVCSKVTFAASSSTTQEVGNLCSSGLTGSIQEDEVSVNQGPFSESSPSGSGLPLTFQSLEDESSQEEPSSLDTLDSDNRELGQGDLGMPHVDMVGISSNVLSTSSTDTSSLEVRRNSRRLFWDAFSRRSFRRQRESPFVFPSNNFSNTGDTDRWLLDISGDFIDDEVSGDSRHFSSRIHILNEQQRNSRSQVQIWERLRSSLTETSQQNVSCPSGIHPNGPCSCDSFSRIEHSSTRASISRIIMLAEALFEVLDEIHGQPVSLALSMVSLPAPESVVDSFPLKNHEKTTNGGDEIEQCYICLAEYEEGDKIRVLPCRHEYHMLCVDKWLKEIHGVCPLCRGDVRAGSNDECSVPNNEVSTI